CGCTCTACCTTTGAAATTCTCGAACTTTACTATGGAATATGAAGACATTTCGTAAAATAAGTGCGGTTATACGCGGGTTGTCTGAGCGGTCTGCAACGATCAGCAGTGAGCAGCTTTGTGGGAACTGCCCATAAAAATACACCTATATATGACAGAATTGGTTGGCCGCTAATGTATTCCGCTCGCGTATAGATGGCAGTACGTAATCCATAGTTACATTAtcgtttcatattataaaacaaagtccaccgccgcgtctgtctggtGCGAAACATTCAAAAACAcgcccaacggatttcgatgatgtttgagaccctgggagcGACATAGGCCACTTAcccgggtaaatatataaaCGGTCATAACTTGTAATcccgttgacttacaagtttgatatcTTCACAGCTGACAGAGACCTTACACACGAGTATATgacataaatttcaacttgatagcTCTACGCGTTTATGAGAAAGACTGTCTTAGACAGACGGACaaacggacaacaaagtgatcctataagagtCCCTTTTGAGGCAGGGAACCTTAAAATGATCCCGGCAATTTTCATACATAAGAAAGTtctgtatttattaaaaggaatgcttacaaaaacatttcagaattcatttttctttttcaattgCTTCAGGGCTAAATCATACCCTGATTATGTCGCTCTGGTAGATAAACGTcaacaatgtttaacatttaaacaatttaacttaaataaaaaacaaaagttacttaattattctaattagaGTGATATGAGGTGAAACATAAGGCACGACCTACAGTTTGACTACAACTTTGCATCTTCCGAATGATGATCGGCTAAAACGATAtcacaacaaattattttaatccccgactctaaaattggtaaccagtgtattaaagttaaatattttttggttttagaaggcggtataatgttttgttaaaaagtttttactaaTCATAAAATACCCGTTTTAATTGGtgacataattaaaacatttggaCGTCGGTTGATAATATACTGTTTCCTGTTGATTGTGATTAATCCaaactaaaatacaattttgcgGTCATTTTGCTAATGAAATATAAGGTTACCATCCGTCCGAATTTCcccggatttgtcctagtttgagAGGGGTCCGGGGTCcataatttttatagataagcgttaaattgaaataaatcttagtCAAAAAATTCATAAACGGTGAATGCGGCCAAGGCATGGCAAAATAGTCTACGATCGAACGCCCCGATCTGTGCCCCCGCGCgttgaaaaacatattttttcagagGTGTTCGGGGACAAACCCATATTTAGGccaaattcaattcaaagtCCAGGATTTTTTCCCTGTTTATCCGGCGTCGGCAACTTAGGTGATGGCGGCCCTAATTAAATATCTGTTATCTTACGCGAGCTGCCGCCTTTATTCTGCGCATGCGTCAGTTCGTGCTGGACTCTGGAGTACTGAGCGTTGCGGCGCGGCGTCGTGGCTGCACTTGTGACGACATGGCGACAAAGTATCATGTTGTTACGTTCGTAAATTCTAAAAGTGAGAATGAAACTAAGTATGCCTTCGTGCCGGAATCGTGGGTGAAAGTTCATCGTCTGACGGATAACACGGCTGTGATCGTTTACCCCAGCGAGGACTCATCGATTGAAGAGCGAGTTAGGAAGAATGAGATACCAGCGGCGGACTGGAAGCGGCATTTGTGCGAGATTGTATCTAGTACTAGTAAGTGGTTGAATTCAGTCcctagccttctcccctcctccgaTCCTATGAGGTTTCCTcatccttcccccacacttgcttcccagctatcccttcccaactttcctccaggaccctgcactCGCTAAGCCGAGGgatccagtatcccattcgcgggtCCCCGGTGTAGCCTGCGAGGTCCAATACTCAAAACAACCTGGAAACCAAGTCGTAGTTTATATGTCGGACAAGTATTGAAGGGCTGTAAGGGACTTTAGCGATGGCGGCGACGGCCCCTCGCATACGAGACACCTACCAGTAAAGGATTGCGAGCACAATGCGACTACCGCTTTGATATTCTGGGTTCCAATACCCGTCCGGTAGTGATATTCGCTTTTTTATTCAATGTCAGCatggagtatggaatttgtgcccaatatattatattgtactgtACTACTGTAAGGAGCTAAGGATTTCAACTAGGCTTTCGACCATCTGCCTGAAACGAGTCCTTGAGTATTTCGGCCATATTGCCCGGAAGAATAGTGACAATCTTGAAAAGATCGTTATTACCGGCAAAGTCCAAGGTAAAAGATCTCGAGGGCGTAATCCGATGCGCTGGTCGGACCAAATCCGCTCCGCTCTTGACAGCAACATGTATGAAGCAATCCACGTTGCTGAAGACCGGCACCATTGGCGCAGTATAGTCCGGAATAAAATGATCCGTGTAGGgggtcacgaccctcagcattgaggacatcgacgcaagaagaagaagaagaagaagatattaTATTGTGGTCGCTGTTCGGACGAAACAAGAATCTCATTTGTTTGAGCGATATGTTTTTTCAGATGATGTCAACGAAGCAGTTCTTTCCACGTTGCGGTACACAAGCCTAGGATCAGCCTCAGTAAATAAAGGTAcacctttgtttattttacattatagttGTATTCCGTCCGCTGTacaacaccgctctgaggtcctgggttcgaattccgggttcGTATTTTTGGATGCTCGCTTTTAAATTctagattccgggctgatactgagtaggaaaacctaatatcactttagtTGACTCGGgcttcgaacccaagacctcagcgctgTATTTGAtccgcaatataactacgccactaaaTCAATAGATTTTACTATTCATACCTAATCatatttatcgattttcttTAGGTGTCAAAGcgaataaacataaatcaaacaCTATAGACTTGAATAAGGAACTGTCGAGCAGTAAGAAGCCTCGTATCACATCTCAAGTTCAAAACAATAGAACACCAAGCGAAGGACCCATGGGATCTTCTACACCTATAGCTAAAAATAATACAACCAATACTGAAAAATGTACACGAAAatacaagtttaataaaatcactTGCATTTTCTAaccctaaaaataataagaacccgcaaaatgaaattatatccAATGAAAAAGAAGACACTACACCATATTTAGTAAAGTCTTCATATTCTGATAacaaaaaacatgaaaataatataccaaAATCAATACTAAAGTCTCCCGAAATAGTTTCTACGCCTCAAACTAAGGAAAGTACACTAAATCAAGATAATACATTTAGTGGAGTAAAGCGTAAAGTCCAATTTGAAATGGATAAAAATACGCAACAATCACAAGAACCCACTCAATTTTTTATGCCTCAAGTTAATGATGGAGTTATCGATAATCGACACAATTTAACTAAAGACGACTATAGCAAAATGAgacgaacaaaataataaggCACTGTCTTCAAAAGAATCCATTGATTTTTCAGCAGTTGACAATTGTACAAAAGATGAATTAGTGAAAAATCTAAATAAGCCACCAATTTTCAATGCATCTAGATTGTCAGCTGATAAATTTGTAAAACCAAATACGCAAAGTGAACCTGCTGATGAACGCATCATTGATGATGC
This genomic window from Manduca sexta isolate Smith_Timp_Sample1 unplaced genomic scaffold, JHU_Msex_v1.0 HiC_scaffold_159, whole genome shotgun sequence contains:
- the LOC119191506 gene encoding uncharacterized protein LOC119191506; amino-acid sequence: MRQFVLDSGVLSVAARRRGCTCDDMATKYHVVTFVNSKSENETKYAFVPESWVKVHRLTDNTAVIVYPSEDSSIEERVRKNEIPAADWKRHLCEIVSSTNDVNEAVLSTLRYTSLGSASVNKGVKANKHKSNTIDLNKELSSSKKPRITSQVQNNRTPSEGPMGSSTPIAKNNTTNTEKCTRKYKFNKITCIF